In Streptomyces sp. NBC_00414, a single window of DNA contains:
- a CDS encoding ATP-binding protein: MASVIPSAPLGTAAAVNRDRLTVTAGVRPDAAAERRFRFELAAHPGSAAQARHLTRARLSGWAVCEDTCDTAELVVSELVTNAIVHTASRHVVCELHDGTDLVRIAVRDEGCAPGEPHPSPQRPEEEHGRGLLLVAAMCTAWGAQETGPGLLVWAELPRTANNGVEPRSDLGWSARSRPAPAGSSPTGIHPPPAGNEWF, translated from the coding sequence GTGGCAAGCGTGATTCCGTCCGCGCCGTTAGGAACAGCCGCAGCCGTGAACCGAGACCGTCTTACTGTCACCGCCGGGGTACGCCCCGACGCGGCAGCCGAGCGCCGGTTCCGCTTCGAGCTGGCAGCACATCCGGGCTCTGCAGCACAGGCCCGGCACCTGACGCGAGCCCGGCTGTCGGGCTGGGCGGTCTGCGAGGACACCTGCGACACGGCAGAGCTCGTCGTCTCCGAACTGGTCACCAACGCCATCGTGCACACGGCGAGCCGCCATGTGGTGTGCGAGCTGCACGACGGCACGGACCTGGTACGGATAGCCGTCCGTGACGAGGGATGTGCGCCGGGTGAGCCCCACCCGTCGCCACAGCGTCCCGAAGAGGAGCACGGGAGGGGACTGCTTCTCGTCGCGGCGATGTGCACTGCCTGGGGCGCCCAGGAAACCGGTCCCGGACTGCTGGTCTGGGCGGAACTGCCGCGGACGGCGAACAACGGCGTCGAGCCGCGGTCTGACCTGGGCTGGAGTGCGAGGAGCCGGCCGGCCCCAGCCGGCTCCTCGCCGACGGGGATACACCCTCCCCCGGCCGGGAACGAATGGTTTTGA
- a CDS encoding helix-turn-helix domain-containing protein, whose product MSEPRSAPTVGQVVLGRRLLDLRERAGLKREEAARILRVTAATVRRMEMAEVTLKIPYLQLLLKSYGVSDDEADAFVTLAEEANQPGWWQRFHDILPGWFSMYVSLEGAAALIRSYEPHFVPGVLQTEEYARGVMHSGAVGQTRPEDIERHVALRMQRQGLLTREGAPRFWAVMDETALRRPVGGPEVMRGQIDRLLEATALPNVTLQIAPFSSGPHAGTYGPFVLFRFAMPELPDMVYSEYLTGAVYLDARTEVATHLEVMDRMAAQAATAHRTKEILLDLRKEL is encoded by the coding sequence GTGAGCGAGCCGCGGTCCGCGCCGACGGTCGGGCAGGTCGTCCTCGGACGGCGCCTGCTGGACCTGCGGGAACGCGCGGGGCTCAAGCGTGAGGAGGCGGCGCGCATTCTGCGTGTCACCGCCGCCACCGTCCGCCGTATGGAGATGGCCGAGGTAACCCTCAAGATCCCGTACCTCCAGCTCCTGCTGAAGTCGTACGGCGTCTCCGACGACGAGGCCGACGCCTTCGTCACGCTCGCCGAGGAGGCGAACCAGCCGGGCTGGTGGCAGCGGTTCCACGACATCCTGCCGGGCTGGTTCTCGATGTACGTGAGCCTGGAGGGCGCGGCCGCCCTCATCCGTTCGTACGAACCCCACTTCGTTCCGGGAGTGCTGCAGACCGAGGAGTACGCGCGTGGCGTCATGCATTCCGGCGCCGTCGGCCAGACCAGACCCGAGGACATCGAGCGGCACGTGGCGCTGCGCATGCAACGCCAGGGGCTGCTGACGCGCGAGGGCGCGCCCCGGTTCTGGGCCGTGATGGACGAGACCGCCCTGCGCCGCCCGGTCGGTGGCCCCGAGGTCATGCGCGGCCAGATCGACAGACTGCTGGAAGCCACGGCACTGCCCAATGTGACCCTGCAGATCGCCCCCTTCTCCTCGGGGCCGCACGCGGGCACGTACGGGCCGTTCGTGCTCTTCCGCTTTGCCATGCCCGAACTGCCGGACATGGTCTACAGCGAGTACCTGACCGGCGCCGTCTACCTGGACGCGCGTACCGAGGTGGCAACCCACCTCGAGGTCATGGACCGCATGGCGGCTCAGGCCGCCACGGCACATCGCACGAAGGAGATCCTGCTGGATCTCCGCAAGGAGCTGTGA
- a CDS encoding DUF397 domain-containing protein: protein MDRIKSRIRVARIYNGMPARELGSEGWHKPWSGGNGGNCLEAMKLADGRIAVRQSADPDGPALIYTPGEMTAFIQGAKAGEADFLLS from the coding sequence ATGGATCGCATCAAGTCCCGGATACGCGTCGCGCGGATCTACAACGGCATGCCCGCCAGGGAACTGGGCAGTGAAGGCTGGCACAAGCCGTGGAGCGGTGGGAACGGCGGCAACTGCCTGGAGGCGATGAAGCTCGCCGACGGCCGGATCGCGGTCCGTCAGTCGGCCGACCCGGACGGTCCGGCTCTCATCTACACCCCCGGCGAGATGACCGCGTTCATTCAGGGTGCCAAGGCGGGGGAGGCGGACTTCCTGCTCTCCTGA
- a CDS encoding fused DSP-PTPase phosphatase/NAD kinase-like protein — protein sequence MAVLAPSAPRPVPPAARSRGTLRRTLLRALVVLGLCYLALWATGALGILALSYWTREQTPPPEGTRPVRGIHHFQPVDASGGLWRGGAPSPEGYRELARLGFTTVVDLRAEDLSADRLAGPHRAGLDVVRLPVRDGQTPTPHQVRRFLGVVGAAPGPVFVHCGAGVGRTGTMAAAYLVQAGQESPSGAVRRNLAVGPPSIEQIYYALSLGPSRAEQPPLPVVAVSRLVDAPRRMWSWF from the coding sequence ATGGCTGTCCTCGCCCCGTCCGCACCCCGTCCCGTGCCGCCCGCGGCCCGTTCCCGCGGCACCCTGCGCCGGACACTGCTGCGCGCGCTCGTCGTCCTCGGCCTCTGCTACCTCGCCCTCTGGGCCACCGGTGCGCTGGGCATCCTCGCGCTGTCGTACTGGACACGCGAACAGACGCCGCCGCCCGAAGGGACCCGTCCGGTGCGCGGGATCCACCATTTCCAGCCGGTGGATGCCTCCGGAGGGCTGTGGCGCGGCGGCGCCCCCTCGCCCGAGGGCTATCGGGAGCTGGCCCGGCTCGGCTTCACCACCGTGGTCGACCTGCGTGCCGAGGACCTGTCCGCCGACCGGCTCGCCGGACCGCACAGGGCGGGCCTGGACGTCGTACGGCTGCCCGTGCGGGACGGACAGACCCCGACGCCGCACCAGGTACGGCGCTTCCTCGGCGTCGTGGGTGCGGCCCCGGGGCCGGTGTTCGTGCACTGCGGGGCGGGAGTGGGCCGTACGGGGACCATGGCCGCTGCCTATCTCGTGCAGGCCGGGCAGGAATCCCCGTCGGGTGCGGTCCGCCGCAACCTCGCGGTCGGACCGCCGTCCATCGAGCAGATCTACTACGCGCTGAGCCTCGGCCCGAGCCGGGCGGAACAGCCGCCGCTACCGGTGGTGGCGGTCAGCCGGCTCGTGGACGCACCACGGCGCATGTGGTCCTGGTTCTGA
- a CDS encoding PEP/pyruvate-binding domain-containing protein: MTTVDERHDDGAHEGGACDDGAGDGEDLGAYHDVGAEREAPVPDALRARATSSPLAHDTTDPPRARGVADALPLSDPQATRILLAGSKAAHLARAARAGLPVLPGFVLPGTGGDPGRLRRAWLELSDGGTLPLVVRSSSPQEDTQESSLAGRFASVLDVRGWRDFRAAVRTVLDSAHRADGTVAPMAVLVQPMLAARVGGVLFGADPMTGRTDRMLVSVVRGGPDSLVSGEQPGTNHWLTRRGRLSHTAPEGAEQLLGAGELRRLARLARQARGVFGGPQDIEFGFDEAGRLWLFQSRPITAMAARPPRGARLLGPGPVAETLPDQLEPLEEDLWVAPMARGLAAALDIGGTAPRRQLRVLPVVTTVGGRAAADLRLLGVAPPRHRWLALLDPTPGARRLAAAWRVGRLASALPGLATDLVADVDRRLAETPPPDRLTLPGLVAALRWTRTVLVSLHAQEALAGALLAAPRATAAGTALGVLAEARAPGVPDHRVVAAQPVVLALVPPSLSRDLRLPESPAGTNGGPAARTAAASLPPREALRLRVRWVQELQVRLVRDAARRLAAPAGPGGPGGPRNTPDVSEVPQLPDTSKASLGSEAPVGSKVPLGSKAPVGSKVPVGSKVGLLRWQELVDALEHGFLPGDFGERLPRAASAPLPDAFRLAEGGAVVAEQTPGGGRGGTGEGQGVSGGRATGTAWGGTGPRPPDPVLVVRTLDPALAPLLPGLAGLVAQTGSPLSHLAVLAREFGLPTVVGATDAVRRFPPGSRLTIDGTTGDVHTDRNAPADGNPPAPESALTPEPASTQEPTLDPTPTPDLAPNPSAPTPTRSPR, from the coding sequence ATGACGACGGTTGACGAACGTCACGACGACGGCGCGCACGAGGGCGGTGCGTGCGACGACGGTGCGGGCGACGGGGAGGACCTGGGCGCGTACCACGACGTCGGCGCGGAGCGGGAAGCACCGGTCCCGGACGCACTCCGCGCACGCGCCACCTCAAGCCCCCTCGCCCACGACACCACGGATCCACCCCGCGCACGCGGCGTCGCGGACGCCCTCCCCCTGAGCGATCCGCAGGCCACGCGCATCCTGCTCGCCGGTTCCAAGGCCGCGCATCTCGCCCGCGCGGCGAGGGCGGGACTGCCCGTGCTTCCGGGGTTCGTCCTGCCGGGGACGGGCGGTGACCCCGGAAGGCTGCGTCGCGCCTGGCTGGAGCTCTCCGACGGTGGCACCCTCCCCCTCGTCGTGCGGTCCTCGTCCCCGCAGGAGGACACCCAGGAGTCGTCCCTGGCGGGTCGGTTCGCGTCCGTGCTGGACGTGCGGGGCTGGCGGGACTTCCGTGCGGCCGTACGCACCGTGCTCGACTCGGCCCACCGGGCGGACGGCACGGTCGCACCGATGGCCGTGCTGGTGCAGCCCATGCTCGCGGCCCGGGTGGGAGGGGTGCTGTTCGGCGCCGACCCCATGACAGGGCGGACCGACCGGATGCTGGTCAGTGTGGTGCGCGGCGGCCCCGACTCGCTGGTCAGCGGCGAACAGCCCGGCACGAACCACTGGTTGACCCGCCGGGGCCGCCTGTCGCACACCGCCCCCGAGGGCGCCGAACAGCTGCTCGGGGCCGGCGAACTGCGCCGTCTCGCCCGGCTGGCCCGACAGGCGCGAGGGGTCTTCGGCGGGCCGCAGGACATCGAGTTCGGGTTCGACGAGGCGGGGCGGCTGTGGCTGTTCCAGAGCCGGCCCATCACGGCGATGGCGGCGCGGCCCCCGCGCGGGGCACGGCTGCTCGGCCCCGGCCCGGTCGCGGAGACTCTGCCGGATCAACTGGAGCCGCTGGAGGAGGACTTGTGGGTGGCGCCCATGGCACGGGGGCTGGCCGCCGCGCTCGACATCGGGGGCACCGCGCCACGGCGGCAACTGCGTGTGCTGCCGGTCGTCACGACGGTCGGCGGCCGGGCCGCGGCGGATCTGCGGCTGCTGGGCGTCGCCCCGCCTCGGCACCGTTGGCTGGCGCTGCTCGATCCGACGCCGGGTGCCCGCAGGCTGGCCGCCGCGTGGCGGGTGGGCCGGCTGGCCTCGGCGCTGCCCGGCCTCGCGACGGACCTCGTCGCCGACGTCGACCGACGGCTCGCCGAGACACCGCCCCCGGACCGGCTCACCCTCCCCGGACTCGTCGCCGCCCTGCGCTGGACCCGAACCGTCCTGGTCTCGCTGCACGCCCAGGAGGCTCTCGCCGGTGCCCTGCTGGCCGCGCCCCGGGCGACGGCCGCGGGCACGGCGCTCGGCGTCCTCGCCGAGGCACGCGCTCCCGGCGTACCGGACCACCGGGTGGTGGCCGCGCAACCGGTGGTGCTGGCGTTGGTACCGCCCAGTCTGAGCCGGGATCTGAGGCTCCCGGAGAGTCCCGCGGGGACGAACGGCGGTCCCGCCGCCAGGACGGCGGCAGCCTCCCTTCCCCCTCGTGAGGCCCTGCGCCTGCGGGTCCGCTGGGTCCAGGAACTCCAGGTCCGCCTGGTCCGGGACGCGGCGCGCCGACTGGCTGCACCAGCGGGACCGGGCGGACCGGGCGGACCACGAAACACGCCGGATGTGTCAGAGGTCCCGCAGCTGCCGGACACATCGAAAGCCTCGCTCGGATCCGAGGCCCCGGTCGGATCGAAGGTCCCGCTCGGATCCAAGGCCCCTGTCGGATCGAAGGTCCCGGTCGGATCGAAAGTGGGACTGCTCCGCTGGCAGGAACTCGTCGACGCACTCGAACACGGCTTCCTGCCCGGTGATTTCGGGGAACGGCTGCCGAGGGCCGCGTCGGCGCCCCTGCCGGACGCGTTCCGGCTCGCGGAGGGCGGGGCGGTCGTCGCCGAGCAGACCCCGGGCGGAGGCCGCGGAGGCACGGGGGAAGGGCAGGGCGTGTCCGGCGGCCGGGCCACGGGAACGGCCTGGGGCGGAACCGGCCCACGACCACCGGACCCCGTACTCGTCGTCCGCACGCTCGACCCCGCGCTCGCCCCGCTCCTGCCCGGCCTCGCGGGACTCGTCGCGCAGACCGGCAGCCCCCTCTCCCATCTGGCCGTCCTGGCCCGGGAGTTCGGTCTGCCCACGGTCGTCGGCGCCACGGACGCCGTACGCCGCTTCCCACCGGGCTCCCGCCTCACGATCGACGGCACCACCGGCGACGTACACACGGACCGGAACGCACCCGCGGACGGGAACCCACCCGCACCCGAATCCGCACTCACACCCGAGCCCGCATCCACACAGGAGCCCACGCTCGACCCCACACCCACACCCGACCTCGCGCCAAACCCCTCCGCCCCCACACCCACCCGGAGCCCGCGGTGA
- the pdxR gene encoding MocR-like pyridoxine biosynthesis transcription factor PdxR, translating to MTDSWVNSAERIGADLHLDLSGPGGRRAALIRALREAIRSGRLAPGTRLPPYRSLAADLGLVRNTVADAYAELVAEGWLTARQGSGTRVAERAEPLGAGARVPKKAPPRARGPRHDLRQGTPDASAFPRTAWLASYRRALQRAPTEAFGPGDPAGRPELREALTEYLARARGVRTEPGRIVICSGFAHALRLLFPTVLRGSLAVESYGLPFHRELLAAAGVRTVPLALDEDGAQVGDLARERAVLLTPAHQFPTGGPLHPARRAAVIDWARARGGVVLEDDYDGEFRYDRKPVGALQGLDPERVIHIGSVSKSLSPALRLGWMVLPERYVEDVLAVKGEREAWASVLDQLTLADFVESGSYDRHVRRMRQRYRGRRDRLTGALAAHAPHVEVTGIAAGLHAVLRLPPSSERSAVKAAGWQGLSLDGLAEFRHPEAAMAAPDGLVVGYATPSEYAYGAALDALCAALPPP from the coding sequence ATGACGGATTCATGGGTCAATTCCGCGGAGCGCATCGGCGCCGACCTGCATCTGGACCTGTCCGGTCCGGGCGGCCGTCGTGCCGCCCTGATCCGCGCTCTGCGCGAGGCGATCCGCAGCGGGCGGCTCGCTCCGGGCACCCGCCTCCCCCCGTACCGCTCGCTCGCCGCCGATCTGGGCCTGGTGCGGAACACGGTGGCCGACGCGTACGCCGAGCTGGTCGCGGAGGGCTGGCTCACGGCGCGCCAGGGCTCGGGCACCCGGGTCGCCGAGCGCGCGGAACCGCTGGGGGCCGGGGCGCGCGTACCCAAAAAGGCACCTCCACGCGCGCGTGGACCACGGCACGACCTGCGTCAGGGCACTCCGGACGCGTCGGCGTTCCCGCGCACCGCCTGGCTGGCCTCGTACCGGCGGGCTCTGCAGCGGGCCCCCACCGAGGCGTTCGGGCCAGGTGATCCCGCGGGGCGGCCCGAACTGCGGGAGGCGCTCACGGAGTACCTGGCACGCGCGCGTGGTGTCCGTACCGAGCCGGGACGGATCGTGATCTGTTCGGGTTTCGCGCACGCGCTGCGGCTGCTCTTCCCGACGGTTCTGCGGGGCTCCCTGGCCGTCGAGTCGTACGGTCTCCCCTTCCACCGGGAACTGCTGGCGGCGGCAGGGGTACGGACCGTCCCGCTGGCCCTCGACGAGGACGGCGCGCAGGTCGGTGACCTCGCCAGGGAGCGGGCCGTGCTGCTCACGCCCGCGCACCAGTTCCCGACCGGCGGGCCGTTGCATCCCGCACGGCGTGCCGCCGTGATCGACTGGGCACGCGCGCGTGGAGGGGTGGTTCTGGAGGACGACTACGACGGGGAGTTCCGCTACGACCGCAAGCCCGTCGGGGCGCTCCAGGGCCTGGATCCGGAGCGGGTCATCCACATCGGCTCGGTCAGCAAGAGCCTGTCGCCCGCGCTGCGGCTGGGCTGGATGGTCCTTCCCGAGCGGTACGTGGAGGACGTACTGGCGGTCAAGGGCGAGCGGGAGGCGTGGGCGAGCGTCCTGGACCAGTTGACGCTCGCGGACTTCGTCGAGTCGGGGTCGTACGACCGTCACGTACGGCGGATGCGGCAGCGGTACCGCGGGCGGCGGGACCGGCTGACCGGGGCGCTCGCCGCGCACGCGCCGCATGTCGAGGTCACCGGGATCGCGGCAGGGCTCCACGCGGTGTTGCGGTTGCCGCCCAGCAGTGAGCGGTCCGCGGTGAAGGCCGCCGGCTGGCAGGGCCTCTCGCTGGACGGGCTCGCGGAGTTCCGGCACCCCGAGGCGGCCATGGCCGCGCCGGACGGCCTGGTCGTGGGCTATGCCACCCCCTCGGAGTACGCCTACGGAGCCGCGCTCGACGCGCTGTGCGCGGCGCTGCCACCTCCCTGA
- a CDS encoding carboxymuconolactone decarboxylase family protein — translation MIGATGVAGATGVAVRVAENARLDFAKSAPKVFRALVGFDAAAREGLDPALVELIQIRASHLNHCAYCLHMHTNDARRAGESEDRLHMVAVWREAPHFFTERERAALALTEAVTLVADGGVPDTVYAEAAAHFDDRELAQVLALILAINTWNRVALATAKTAGTDRR, via the coding sequence ATGATCGGGGCGACCGGGGTGGCTGGGGCGACCGGGGTGGCCGTACGGGTGGCCGAAAATGCTCGGCTCGACTTCGCGAAGTCCGCTCCCAAGGTCTTCCGCGCCCTCGTCGGCTTCGACGCCGCGGCCCGTGAAGGGCTCGACCCGGCCCTCGTCGAACTGATCCAGATACGCGCCTCGCACCTCAACCACTGCGCGTACTGCCTCCACATGCACACCAACGACGCCCGCAGGGCCGGCGAGAGCGAGGACCGGCTGCACATGGTCGCGGTGTGGCGCGAGGCCCCGCACTTCTTCACCGAGAGGGAGCGGGCGGCCCTCGCGCTGACGGAGGCGGTGACCCTCGTCGCCGACGGCGGTGTGCCGGACACCGTCTACGCCGAGGCCGCCGCACACTTCGACGACCGCGAACTGGCCCAGGTCCTGGCCCTGATCCTCGCGATCAACACCTGGAACCGCGTCGCCCTGGCGACGGCGAAGACGGCGGGCACGGACCGACGCTGA